GGCGCGCCGCCCGCATCTGGAGGTGTTCGCGCGCGAGCATGGCCTGAAGATCGGCTCGATCGAGGACCTGATCCGGCACCGGCTGGAAACCGAGCACACGGTCGAGCGCCTCGACGAGCGCGAGATCGACACGCCCCACGGCGCGTTCCGGCTCGTGACCTACCGCGACCGGCTGGGCGACGCGCTGCATTTCGCGCTGGTACGGGGTACGCCCGACGCCGGGAGCGCCGCCCTGGTCCGGGTGCAGCCGATGAATCCGCTGGCCGACGCGCTGCACTGGCGGCGCGCGGACTTCGGCCCCGCCACCGGCGACGTGCTTGCGATGCTGGCCACGGAGGAGGCCGGCGCGCTGGTGCTGCTCGACGAACCGCACGATCCCGCGGCACTGCTGGCGCGTATCCGCGAGCCGCAGGCCGCCCCGCCGAAGGCCTCGAAAAGCGGCGCGGCCGGCGAGTGGCGCCGCAACGGCGCCGGCGCCCAGATCCTGCACGACCTGGGCTTCGGCCGGCTGCGGGTTCTGGGCACGCCGCGACGGCAGGTGGGCCTGGCGGGGTTCGGCCTGGAAATCGTGGAGTACGTGGCGCCGTAGGTGGCGTCGCCTCCCTGGCCTGCCGGATCCGCACTGCGTGCAGACGGACACCGCGTCACGCTCCGGTCCGTGTTCCGCCCTCGCGCGGCGCCCGCCGACCCTGGCGCATGCGCGCGGCGCGGTAGAATCCACAGCCCCCTTTCCCGCCGACTGCCCATGAGCCACTACGAAGGCGACCTGCGTGCCCCCGAGGGCGCGCGCTTCGCGATCATCGCCAGCCGCTGGAACCCGCGCATCACCGATTCGCTGGTGGCCGGCGCGCGCAAGGCCTTCGCCGACCATGGCGTGGCCGAGGCCGCGGTCGACGTGGTGCGGGTACCGGGTGCCTGGGAAATCCCGCTGGCCGCCGCGCGCATCGCACGCGGTGGCGCGCACGCCGCGATCGTCGCGCTGGGCTGCGTGGTGCGCGGCGACACCCGCCACTTCGAGCAGGTGGCGGACGGCTGCAGCGAGGGCCTGATGCGCGTCTCGCTCGAGCACGGCGTGCCCGTGGCCAACGGCGTGCTCGCGGTCGACGTGCACGAGGACGCCGAGCGCCGCGCCGGCGGCAGCCACGGCAACAAGGGCGAGGAATGCGCGCTGGTGGCGATCGAGATGGCGCACCTGCTGGAGACGCTGCGATGAGCCGCGGCCCGCGCCGCGACGGGATCGACCCGGTGGCGCGCACCCGTTCGCGCCGGCGTGCGCTGCAGGCGGTGTACGCGATG
This sequence is a window from Luteimonas viscosa. Protein-coding genes within it:
- the ribB gene encoding 3,4-dihydroxy-2-butanone-4-phosphate synthase, with product MNFAPVAELLQEIRDGRMVVIVDDEDRENEGDLIMAAECVRPSDINFMVTHARGLVCLSLTRERCAQLGLPPMVQSNTSRHRTNFTVSIEAAEGVTTGISAHDRAHTIRTAVRADAVPTDLSQPGHIFPLMVEPGGVLARSGHTEAAADLARLAGFEAAGVLVEILNPDGSMARRPHLEVFAREHGLKIGSIEDLIRHRLETEHTVERLDEREIDTPHGAFRLVTYRDRLGDALHFALVRGTPDAGSAALVRVQPMNPLADALHWRRADFGPATGDVLAMLATEEAGALVLLDEPHDPAALLARIREPQAAPPKASKSGAAGEWRRNGAGAQILHDLGFGRLRVLGTPRRQVGLAGFGLEIVEYVAP
- the ribH gene encoding 6,7-dimethyl-8-ribityllumazine synthase; the protein is MSHYEGDLRAPEGARFAIIASRWNPRITDSLVAGARKAFADHGVAEAAVDVVRVPGAWEIPLAAARIARGGAHAAIVALGCVVRGDTRHFEQVADGCSEGLMRVSLEHGVPVANGVLAVDVHEDAERRAGGSHGNKGEECALVAIEMAHLLETLR